In a genomic window of beta proteobacterium MWH-UniP1:
- a CDS encoding quinone oxidoreductase codes for MSQTVKAIRVDAFGGPEVLKMIDLTLPELGEGQALVEHKACGLNYIDIYHRTGVYPNALPYYPGMEGSGIVKAVGKGVKHVKVGDRVAYVATPPGSYSEARVVNAQRLIKIPKAISFETGAAMMLKGMTASYLLKRTANLQKGHTILFHAAAGGVGLIAIQIAKLMGVTVIGTVGSDEKAKLAKKWGCDHTIVYTRENFAEEVKKITKGRGVDVVYDSVGKDTFQGSLDSLRKYGLMVSYGNASGKVAPFTTDAMRGSLFITRPSLFPYIETREELELTANDLVKMVASKKLIIPVERTYKLSDVQQAHRDLEGRKTTGCSVLIP; via the coding sequence CGGTAAAAGCTATTCGTGTAGATGCCTTTGGGGGCCCAGAAGTCTTAAAAATGATCGATCTCACCCTGCCCGAGTTGGGCGAGGGACAGGCCTTGGTCGAGCACAAGGCCTGTGGCCTGAATTACATCGACATCTATCACCGCACGGGTGTCTACCCCAATGCCCTGCCGTATTACCCCGGCATGGAGGGCTCCGGCATTGTGAAGGCTGTGGGCAAGGGGGTGAAGCACGTGAAAGTCGGCGACCGCGTGGCCTATGTGGCCACGCCCCCGGGCTCGTATTCTGAAGCTCGAGTGGTCAATGCCCAGCGGCTGATCAAGATCCCCAAGGCGATTTCTTTTGAAACGGGCGCCGCCATGATGCTAAAAGGCATGACGGCGTCTTACCTGCTCAAACGCACAGCCAACCTTCAAAAGGGCCACACCATTTTGTTCCACGCGGCGGCAGGCGGCGTGGGCTTAATCGCCATTCAGATTGCCAAGCTGATGGGCGTGACCGTGATTGGCACGGTGGGCTCGGATGAAAAAGCAAAACTTGCGAAGAAATGGGGCTGTGACCACACGATTGTCTATACCCGCGAGAACTTTGCGGAAGAGGTAAAGAAAATCACCAAGGGCCGCGGTGTAGATGTGGTCTATGACTCGGTCGGCAAAGACACTTTCCAGGGCTCTCTGGATTCGCTGCGTAAATACGGGTTGATGGTGAGCTATGGCAATGCTTCGGGCAAGGTCGCGCCGTTTACAACGGATGCCATGCGCGGGTCGCTGTTCATTACCCGGCCATCGCTCTTCCCATATATCGAGACACGCGAAGAGTTAGAACTCACCGCGAACGATTTGGTGAAGATGGTGGCGAGCAAAAAGCTGATTATTCCCGTGGAGCGGACGTATAAGCTTTCCGATGTGCAGCAGGCCCATCGTGATCTCGAGGGCCGCAAGACCACGGGTTGTTCGGTGTTGATTCCTTAA
- a CDS encoding type II toxin-antitoxin system YhaV family toxin, whose amino-acid sequence MQRHGWTLLFHECLVEQLRRLHAAVTRVQQKDPSGFESNANTRLFAALSKLIFETVPSDPNREEYRQGNTKVTAFRHWRRAKVGRRFRLFFRFDSKAKIIVFAWVNDENGLRSSGSKTDPYVVFQRMLERGHPPDDWSKLVLESQEDWQ is encoded by the coding sequence ATTCAACGACATGGGTGGACGCTGCTCTTTCACGAGTGTTTGGTGGAGCAGCTCCGCAGGCTTCATGCTGCCGTTACGCGTGTTCAGCAAAAAGACCCGAGTGGCTTTGAGTCAAATGCCAATACTCGGCTGTTTGCTGCGCTGTCAAAGTTGATTTTTGAGACGGTGCCCAGCGATCCAAATCGCGAGGAATATCGTCAGGGCAACACTAAGGTAACTGCCTTTCGCCACTGGCGGCGGGCGAAAGTTGGGCGTCGATTTAGGTTATTTTTTCGATTTGATTCGAAAGCCAAGATCATCGTATTTGCCTGGGTTAACGACGAAAACGGCCTGCGCTCTTCGGGGAGCAAAACCGACCCCTACGTTGTTTTTCAAAGGATGCTTGAGCGGGGGCACCCCCCGGACGATTGGTCTAAGTTGGTCTTGGAAAGCCAAGAAGACTGGCAATAA
- the efp gene encoding elongation factor P — protein sequence MKIAQELRVGNVVMVGADPMVVLKTEYNKSGRNAAVVKLKMKNLLSGSGQETVYKADEKFDTVVLDRKEVTYSYFADPMYVFMDADYNQYEVEAESMGDALNYVEEGMACEAVFYEGRAISVELPTTVVREVAYTEPAVKGDTSGKVMKPARIAPTNFEISVPAFVDIGDKIEIDTRTAEYRNRVK from the coding sequence ATGAAAATCGCACAAGAACTCCGCGTTGGCAACGTCGTTATGGTCGGCGCCGACCCCATGGTCGTTTTAAAGACCGAATACAACAAGTCTGGCCGTAATGCCGCCGTTGTGAAATTGAAGATGAAAAATTTGCTCTCCGGCTCTGGCCAAGAGACGGTTTATAAAGCCGATGAAAAATTCGACACCGTGGTGCTGGACCGCAAGGAAGTCACGTACTCCTATTTTGCAGACCCCATGTATGTCTTCATGGATGCCGATTACAACCAGTACGAAGTCGAAGCCGAGTCCATGGGCGATGCACTGAACTACGTGGAAGAGGGCATGGCCTGTGAAGCAGTCTTTTACGAGGGCCGCGCCATCTCGGTGGAACTGCCCACCACGGTTGTGCGTGAAGTGGCTTACACCGAGCCTGCTGTGAAGGGTGATACTTCTGGCAAGGTCATGAAGCCAGCACGTATTGCGCCCACGAATTTTGAAATCTCCGTGCCCGCGTTTGTGGACATTGGCGACAAAATCGAAATCGATACCCGCACCGCTGAATACCGTAACCGGGTGAAGTAA
- a CDS encoding tRNA threonylcarbamoyladenosine dehydratase: MKSNPVSRQFASTARLFSQQAYASLRAAHIGVVGVGGVGSWAAEALCRSGVGRLTLVDMDHVAESNLNRQIQALHSGLGASKVQALKERFADIAPDCMVATVDDFVTPENVASILKSDGPDIWIDATDDLAAKRAMVLWMKDQKRLKDLVVSGAAGGKTDPTRIQVADLSETVQDALLSSLRYDLRKQHGFPREGRMRIQAVFSSQPTIKSEDCDPAAKLACAGYGSLVTITATMGMVAANLAMQLASK, encoded by the coding sequence ATGAAATCCAACCCAGTAAGTCGCCAATTTGCCAGTACCGCCCGGCTGTTTTCTCAGCAGGCTTATGCGAGTCTTCGCGCTGCTCACATTGGGGTGGTGGGTGTGGGTGGGGTGGGTTCCTGGGCGGCCGAGGCCCTGTGCCGCTCTGGCGTGGGTCGACTGACCCTGGTGGATATGGACCACGTGGCCGAATCCAATCTGAATCGGCAGATTCAGGCCCTGCACTCGGGGTTAGGGGCTTCGAAAGTCCAGGCGCTCAAAGAGCGATTTGCTGATATCGCGCCCGACTGTATGGTGGCGACAGTTGATGATTTTGTAACCCCGGAGAACGTGGCTTCAATATTGAAGTCAGATGGCCCAGACATCTGGATTGACGCGACCGATGACCTTGCCGCCAAGCGGGCCATGGTTCTGTGGATGAAGGACCAAAAGCGTTTGAAGGATTTGGTGGTGAGCGGTGCGGCAGGCGGGAAGACTGACCCGACCCGTATTCAGGTGGCAGATTTATCAGAGACCGTGCAAGACGCCTTGCTCTCCAGTCTGCGGTATGACCTGCGCAAGCAGCACGGTTTTCCGCGGGAGGGCCGCATGCGCATCCAGGCGGTGTTTTCTTCGCAGCCCACGATTAAGTCGGAAGACTGCGACCCAGCCGCAAAGCTCGCCTGTGCGGGCTATGGGTCTTTGGTCACCATTACCGCCACGATGGGTATGGTTGCTGCGAACTTGGCCATGCAGTTGGCGTCCAAGTGA
- a CDS encoding class 1 fructose-bisphosphatase — MPSDISDYLAQAKAPAELCNVITRVLAACDTISQEVRRGALAGILGEAGSDNVQGEHQKKLDVIANDILLAAGEKAGVFAVASEEMETPVVNSNAINDYLLLFDPLDGSSNIDVNVSIGTIFSILKKPASITASSDAAVIQNAFLQPGTQQIAAGYVAYGPSTQLVISLGNGTTAFTLDKHKWWCTTERMQIPQDTKEFAINASNARHWEPPVKRYIDEMLAGKTGPLGKDFNMRWIASMVADVHRVLTRGGTFMYPRDAREPDKPGKLRLMYEANPMSLLVEQAGGASTNGRKRILEIQPEKLHQRVAVFLGSKNEIDRVTGYHA, encoded by the coding sequence ATGCCAAGCGACATTTCTGATTACCTGGCCCAGGCCAAAGCGCCCGCCGAACTCTGCAACGTGATCACCCGCGTGCTTGCCGCCTGCGACACCATTAGCCAGGAAGTCCGCCGTGGCGCGCTGGCCGGCATTCTAGGCGAGGCCGGCAGCGACAACGTGCAGGGCGAGCATCAAAAGAAACTGGATGTAATTGCCAACGACATCTTGCTTGCTGCCGGCGAAAAAGCCGGTGTGTTTGCCGTGGCCTCGGAAGAGATGGAGACACCGGTAGTCAATTCGAATGCCATCAACGACTATCTCCTGCTCTTTGATCCGCTAGATGGTTCATCGAACATTGATGTCAATGTGTCGATTGGCACCATTTTTTCGATTCTGAAAAAACCCGCAAGCATTACGGCAAGTTCCGATGCGGCCGTAATTCAGAACGCATTCCTGCAGCCGGGCACGCAGCAGATCGCTGCGGGTTATGTGGCCTATGGCCCATCGACCCAGCTTGTGATCAGCTTAGGGAACGGCACCACCGCCTTTACCCTGGATAAGCACAAATGGTGGTGCACCACCGAGCGGATGCAGATCCCGCAAGACACCAAAGAGTTCGCGATCAATGCATCTAACGCGCGGCATTGGGAGCCGCCTGTCAAACGCTACATTGATGAAATGCTGGCGGGCAAGACGGGGCCGCTGGGTAAGGACTTCAACATGCGCTGGATTGCCAGCATGGTGGCGGATGTCCACCGCGTGCTGACACGCGGTGGCACCTTTATGTATCCACGCGATGCCCGTGAGCCTGATAAGCCCGGCAAGCTTCGCCTGATGTACGAAGCCAACCCAATGAGCCTGCTGGTGGAGCAGGCAGGCGGCGCGTCAACGAATGGCCGAAAGCGGATTCTAGAAATTCAGCCCGAGAAATTGCACCAGCGGGTGGCGGTATTTCTCGGGTCGAAAAACGAAATTGATCGGGTGACCGGCTACCACGCTTAA
- a CDS encoding type II toxin-antitoxin system Phd/YefM family antitoxin, with protein sequence MRVTATEAKNRFGAICAQAKAEPVFVEKDGRVDTVVLSVEAFEQLRAQSEQKSIEARRSEFEKKHAKWFSQQVKDIETYGVWSDGLRVW encoded by the coding sequence ATGAGAGTTACGGCAACAGAAGCAAAAAATCGTTTCGGAGCGATTTGTGCTCAAGCAAAGGCTGAGCCCGTCTTTGTAGAAAAAGACGGAAGGGTGGACACGGTTGTGCTATCCGTTGAGGCATTTGAGCAGCTGCGCGCCCAAAGTGAGCAGAAGTCTATCGAGGCCCGCCGTTCAGAGTTCGAGAAAAAACACGCCAAATGGTTTTCTCAGCAGGTGAAAGACATCGAGACCTATGGTGTCTGGTCTGATGGACTTCGCGTTTGGTAG
- a CDS encoding FAD-binding oxidoreductase, giving the protein MANDSFLKEVEAVVGAAYVKTKPADVENYSVDWKKRYFGKPLAVVLPANTEQVAAVVQLANQYQVGLVPQGGNTGLTGAGVPDDSGTQVVLSLSRLKAIRAKDTENKTLTLEVGITLQQVQEIADSMGLLFPLSLGAEGTATIGGNLSTNAGGTGVLRYGNARDLCLGVEVVTATGEVWNGLRALRKDNTGYDLRDLFVGSEGTLGIITAAVLKLFPKPAGVMTALAQVSGPKDALRLLQIAQKRCDAALTGFEFMASTSTQFVTTYYPDVARFAFPIIGGGDSGVPLSDCVLLEISHPESEQAATQMLEAVMEQAIEESIVSDAIVAQSQSQAKAMWHMRETITLGAAEDGAQAKHDIAVPISSILDFIEQMDAELLAAYPGVRISNFGHFGDGNLHYNIAPPAALAVGKTRAERHAAFNDYLAKFEDDIHKRVHDRVASLNGSISAEHGLGVMRRDEAKRYKSPIELQLMKTIKQALDPKGILNPGKVL; this is encoded by the coding sequence ATGGCAAACGATAGTTTTCTAAAAGAAGTCGAAGCCGTTGTTGGAGCGGCCTATGTCAAGACCAAACCGGCGGATGTAGAAAATTATTCCGTCGATTGGAAAAAGCGCTATTTCGGTAAACCTCTAGCGGTCGTATTACCTGCCAACACCGAGCAGGTGGCCGCTGTTGTTCAGCTCGCTAACCAATATCAAGTTGGCCTGGTTCCCCAGGGCGGTAATACCGGCTTGACTGGTGCCGGTGTGCCCGATGACTCCGGCACTCAGGTGGTGCTGTCTTTGTCACGCCTGAAAGCCATTCGCGCTAAAGATACAGAAAACAAAACACTCACGTTAGAAGTCGGCATCACCTTGCAGCAGGTTCAAGAGATCGCCGATAGCATGGGCCTGTTGTTTCCCTTAAGTCTGGGTGCCGAAGGCACCGCAACGATCGGTGGAAATCTCTCGACCAATGCGGGCGGTACTGGCGTGCTTCGTTATGGTAACGCCCGCGATCTCTGCCTGGGAGTTGAGGTGGTCACTGCAACTGGCGAAGTCTGGAACGGTCTGCGGGCCCTGCGCAAAGACAACACTGGCTATGACTTGCGCGATCTGTTTGTGGGTAGCGAAGGCACGCTTGGCATTATTACCGCTGCTGTCTTAAAGCTGTTTCCGAAGCCGGCCGGAGTCATGACTGCACTGGCCCAGGTGAGTGGCCCGAAAGACGCATTACGGCTTTTGCAGATTGCACAAAAGCGGTGTGACGCAGCACTGACTGGCTTTGAGTTCATGGCAAGCACAAGCACTCAGTTTGTCACGACCTATTACCCCGATGTCGCCCGGTTTGCCTTCCCAATTATTGGTGGTGGCGACAGCGGCGTTCCGCTATCAGACTGTGTGCTTCTGGAGATCTCCCATCCAGAGTCTGAGCAGGCGGCGACACAAATGTTAGAGGCGGTGATGGAGCAGGCGATTGAAGAAAGCATTGTGAGTGATGCCATCGTTGCCCAATCGCAAAGCCAGGCCAAAGCCATGTGGCATATGCGGGAGACGATCACACTCGGTGCAGCTGAGGATGGCGCGCAAGCGAAGCATGATATTGCAGTGCCAATTTCATCGATTTTGGACTTTATCGAGCAGATGGATGCCGAGCTTTTGGCTGCTTATCCCGGTGTTCGTATCAGCAACTTTGGCCACTTTGGTGATGGCAACCTGCATTACAACATCGCCCCACCGGCAGCTTTAGCGGTGGGTAAAACACGGGCAGAGCGTCACGCGGCGTTCAACGATTACTTGGCCAAGTTTGAGGACGATATTCACAAGCGGGTCCATGATCGTGTGGCAAGCCTCAATGGTTCAATTAGCGCGGAACATGGCCTGGGTGTAATGCGCCGGGACGAGGCCAAGCGTTATAAAAGCCCGATAGAGCTGCAATTGATGAAGACCATCAAGCAGGCGCTCGACCCCAAGGGGATTCTGAATCCGGGGAAAGTGCTTTAG
- a CDS encoding type II toxin-antitoxin system PrlF family antitoxin, with amino-acid sequence MPAIEEVATITSKGQITLPKAIRQALGVDYGGKVAFALQGSRVIVTRAQDSAHEDPAIGSFLALLESDIRAGKRVTTLPDDLVNAMLATLKQPADLTSEIEGDVAL; translated from the coding sequence ATGCCCGCGATCGAAGAAGTGGCCACCATCACGTCAAAAGGTCAAATCACCTTACCCAAAGCCATCCGCCAAGCATTGGGTGTGGACTATGGTGGCAAGGTTGCCTTCGCCCTCCAGGGCTCGCGGGTGATCGTTACCCGGGCCCAGGATTCAGCGCATGAAGACCCCGCCATTGGTAGTTTCTTGGCACTATTAGAGTCGGATATCCGGGCGGGCAAGCGCGTCACGACCCTGCCAGATGACCTGGTAAATGCCATGCTGGCGACCTTAAAACAACCCGCAGACTTGACCAGTGAGATTGAAGGCGACGTGGCACTGTGA
- the pepN gene encoding aminopeptidase N — protein MSVRDALNPALTTPVVIRRHDYQPPTHRVDSVRLDFKLGLEATRVVNEFTFARTGNQSALRLYGDELTFVSVAVDGRTLAPTEFDVSPQHLEIFNLPESGLLRVETLINPTANTALMGLYASRGGLFTQCESEGFRRITYFLDRPDVMATYRVVLRGSKEDFPVMLSNGNLVSEKDLGNGLHEAHWHDPFPKPSYLFALVAAKLDRIEETVTTASGKQALLQVYTRKEDLSQADFAMQSLKRAIFWDEQRYGLELDLERFMIVAVPDFNSGAMENKGLNLFNTKFVLADPQLATDVDYDGIESVVAHEYFHNWTGNRITCRDWFQLTLKEGLTVFRDSEFSSDMAAQGLSPKEAASARSVRRIDSVRVLRAAQFPEDAGPMSHPIRPDSYQEIRNFYTATVYEKGAEVIRMLQTLLSVDGFRRGMDLYFARHDGQAVTCDDFVAAMFDANPEQSAALVGNSAKAAELFMRWYDTSGTPQVQVSDTWDEQSGVYQLHFTQRISKTSPSQKPLMIPIALGLVDPSGNEISFANAQGSAVVSATAIGRVSDTAGKVSDTLPETSEDEARMGAAKLQGNLFVLMGETASLQVPSASGRPTPSLLRDFSAPVALNYDYSEGQLLHLLAHDADPFNRWEAGQRLMLGEILKSAAVSVAVSGTVSDTSGGNALEGVSGESLAPILNAFKSIVADSTLDNAYKAAMLTLPSEQYIAEQVDVIEPQAIRNARNSLRLALAKHLKLELQAIDQALRTPPGSTYSPDPISTGRRSLANLAQHWLAVSGELTAKDLLARYQSVTNMTDRMAVLQALVEVGGPESEEALGLYLEQFKEHALALDKWFTVQVTMTSDTALDVVNRLLTHPQFDAANPNRVRSVLGAFFHQNLAGFHRADGRGYALWAEQVIAIDRKNSQLASRMARALDRWSRFEPVRKAAMKQALEQVAADEKLSPDVREVVSKALS, from the coding sequence ATGAGCGTCCGTGATGCACTGAACCCCGCCCTGACCACACCGGTTGTGATCCGTCGGCACGACTACCAGCCCCCAACCCATCGCGTTGATTCGGTCAGGCTTGATTTCAAATTGGGGTTGGAAGCCACTCGGGTCGTGAATGAATTTACGTTTGCGCGCACGGGCAATCAAAGCGCTTTGCGCCTGTATGGTGACGAGCTGACCTTTGTCAGTGTTGCGGTTGATGGCCGCACACTCGCGCCAACCGAATTTGATGTGTCGCCCCAACACTTAGAAATTTTTAATCTGCCAGAGTCGGGCCTGCTGCGTGTCGAGACCCTGATCAATCCCACAGCCAATACCGCCTTAATGGGGCTTTATGCATCCCGTGGTGGGCTCTTTACCCAGTGTGAGTCTGAGGGTTTTCGCCGCATTACGTACTTCTTAGATCGGCCCGATGTCATGGCCACTTACCGGGTGGTGTTGCGGGGTTCGAAAGAAGACTTCCCGGTCATGCTGTCCAACGGCAATTTGGTTTCAGAAAAAGATTTGGGCAATGGCCTGCACGAGGCCCATTGGCACGACCCCTTTCCGAAACCCAGTTATCTGTTTGCCTTGGTCGCCGCCAAGCTTGACCGAATTGAAGAGACTGTTACAACGGCAAGCGGCAAACAGGCATTGCTTCAGGTCTACACCCGTAAAGAAGACCTATCTCAAGCTGACTTTGCCATGCAGTCGCTCAAGCGCGCTATTTTCTGGGATGAGCAGCGATATGGACTCGAGCTTGATCTTGAGCGTTTCATGATCGTGGCCGTGCCGGATTTCAACTCTGGCGCGATGGAAAACAAGGGGCTGAATCTTTTTAACACCAAGTTTGTGTTGGCAGATCCGCAGTTGGCGACCGACGTGGACTATGACGGCATTGAGTCCGTGGTTGCCCATGAGTATTTCCACAACTGGACTGGCAATCGCATCACCTGCCGGGATTGGTTTCAGTTGACCTTAAAAGAGGGCCTAACGGTATTTCGGGATTCAGAGTTTTCATCTGATATGGCCGCCCAGGGGCTCTCACCCAAAGAGGCTGCCTCTGCACGGTCGGTGCGCCGAATCGATTCAGTCCGTGTGCTGCGGGCTGCGCAATTTCCGGAAGATGCTGGTCCCATGTCTCACCCGATTCGACCGGATAGCTATCAAGAAATTCGTAATTTCTACACGGCGACGGTCTATGAAAAGGGTGCCGAAGTCATTCGCATGCTTCAGACCCTGCTGTCGGTGGATGGTTTTCGCCGTGGCATGGATTTGTATTTCGCAAGGCATGATGGCCAGGCCGTGACGTGTGACGATTTTGTAGCTGCGATGTTTGATGCCAATCCTGAGCAGTCGGCAGCGTTAGTCGGTAACAGCGCAAAAGCAGCCGAACTGTTTATGCGCTGGTATGACACGTCAGGCACACCTCAAGTCCAGGTGTCAGACACCTGGGATGAGCAGTCTGGTGTTTATCAATTGCACTTCACACAGCGCATCTCAAAAACCAGCCCATCACAAAAACCGCTAATGATCCCGATTGCGCTGGGGTTGGTAGACCCAAGCGGCAACGAGATTTCATTTGCAAACGCGCAAGGATCCGCTGTGGTGTCCGCAACGGCGATAGGCAGGGTGTCAGACACCGCAGGCAAGGTGTCTGACACCCTGCCTGAAACCTCGGAAGACGAGGCCCGGATGGGCGCTGCAAAATTGCAAGGCAATCTGTTTGTATTGATGGGGGAAACTGCAAGTCTGCAGGTGCCATCAGCAAGCGGGCGGCCCACGCCGTCTCTGTTGCGCGACTTCTCGGCCCCTGTCGCGCTGAATTACGACTATTCGGAAGGTCAGCTCTTGCATCTGCTGGCCCATGATGCAGACCCTTTTAATCGTTGGGAGGCAGGGCAACGGCTGATGTTGGGCGAGATTTTGAAAAGTGCGGCTGTATCAGTAGCGGTGTCAGGCACGGTGTCAGACACCTCTGGGGGGAATGCCCTGGAGGGTGTCTCAGGGGAATCGCTTGCGCCAATTTTGAATGCCTTTAAATCAATCGTTGCCGATTCAACGCTGGACAATGCTTATAAGGCGGCGATGTTGACGTTGCCCTCTGAGCAATACATTGCGGAGCAGGTTGATGTGATTGAACCCCAGGCAATTCGCAATGCGCGCAATAGTCTGCGTTTGGCCTTAGCCAAGCACCTCAAGCTTGAGCTCCAGGCAATTGATCAGGCATTGCGCACACCGCCGGGCTCGACCTATTCGCCCGACCCCATCTCAACAGGCCGTCGATCCCTTGCCAATCTGGCCCAGCACTGGCTTGCGGTATCCGGCGAACTCACGGCAAAGGATTTGTTAGCTCGTTATCAGTCCGTCACCAACATGACCGATCGTATGGCGGTATTGCAGGCACTCGTAGAAGTGGGCGGTCCAGAGTCGGAAGAAGCGTTGGGGCTTTATTTAGAGCAGTTCAAAGAACACGCGTTAGCTTTGGACAAATGGTTCACGGTGCAGGTCACCATGACATCTGACACGGCGTTAGACGTGGTGAATCGCCTGCTCACCCATCCACAGTTTGATGCGGCCAATCCCAATCGTGTCCGCTCGGTATTGGGGGCATTTTTCCACCAAAATCTGGCGGGTTTTCACCGTGCCGATGGCCGGGGCTATGCGCTTTGGGCTGAGCAGGTGATTGCGATTGATCGGAAGAACTCTCAATTGGCATCTCGCATGGCCCGCGCACTGGATCGCTGGTCTCGATTCGAACCCGTTCGCAAAGCCGCTATGAAGCAGGCCCTTGAGCAAGTCGCGGCAGATGAGAAACTCTCACCCGATGTGCGCGAGGTGGTCTCGAAGGCGCTTTCCTAG
- the earP gene encoding elongation factor P maturation arginine rhamnosyltransferase EarP gives MTTWIIFCRVVDHFGDAGFCWRLSVALRQLGIDRVILVIDRLNVLDDLRGSQRVDGVMVMPWNVVEERWAQHGVPPEHQADVVIEAFACNPPIAYLQSLKPNAQWLTLDYLATEPWADSVHGQLSPSPALNHPAAKTRRWAVPGFSAGTGGLLHGSWRHILPTERRAWRARLAGQPIEDDVFLVLAFGYQDAPWSELEKLLAEQLPTGFSSYRFWRPKGIEYAQLAFDQILQSCDLNFVRGEDSFVRAHWASAGPWQVPFVWQPYRQEDKAHGHKLAGWLNQMVCSPALKPLEAMHWAWNGIRPTDAYETLTLAQAWRGLAGQLDKVSDGLHHACLGLAGRPSLEEHLIGMANSSDLTKKT, from the coding sequence ATGACGACCTGGATCATCTTCTGTCGCGTTGTCGACCACTTTGGTGATGCCGGGTTTTGTTGGCGCTTGTCCGTGGCTTTGCGCCAACTTGGCATTGATCGTGTGATTCTGGTGATTGATCGATTAAATGTCTTGGATGATCTGCGGGGTAGTCAGCGTGTTGATGGCGTGATGGTCATGCCCTGGAATGTGGTGGAAGAGCGGTGGGCCCAGCATGGTGTGCCCCCCGAGCATCAGGCGGATGTGGTGATCGAGGCCTTTGCCTGCAATCCACCGATTGCTTACCTGCAGTCACTCAAACCTAATGCGCAATGGTTAACGCTGGATTATTTGGCAACAGAACCCTGGGCGGATTCCGTCCATGGTCAGCTGTCCCCATCGCCCGCGTTAAATCACCCTGCAGCCAAGACCCGCCGCTGGGCCGTACCTGGTTTTTCTGCAGGAACCGGCGGACTCTTGCACGGCAGTTGGCGCCATATCTTGCCCACTGAGCGCCGGGCCTGGCGGGCACGACTGGCCGGCCAGCCCATTGAAGACGATGTCTTCTTGGTGTTGGCTTTCGGCTATCAAGATGCACCATGGTCAGAGTTAGAAAAGCTGCTCGCAGAGCAACTGCCCACAGGTTTTTCGAGTTATCGATTCTGGCGACCCAAGGGCATTGAATACGCTCAGTTGGCGTTTGACCAGATCTTGCAGTCCTGTGACCTGAACTTCGTTCGGGGTGAAGACTCGTTTGTGCGGGCCCACTGGGCATCGGCTGGCCCGTGGCAGGTCCCCTTTGTCTGGCAGCCCTATCGCCAAGAGGACAAGGCCCATGGCCATAAGCTGGCGGGCTGGCTCAATCAGATGGTCTGCAGCCCCGCCTTAAAGCCATTGGAAGCCATGCATTGGGCTTGGAACGGCATTCGGCCAACCGATGCCTACGAGACCCTGACACTGGCCCAGGCCTGGCGGGGGCTTGCAGGTCAGCTCGACAAGGTCTCAGACGGCCTTCACCATGCCTGCTTGGGGTTGGCTGGGCGGCCCAGCTTAGAGGAACATCTGATCGGCATGGCTAACTCGTCCGATTTGACCAAAAAAACTTGA